One Plasmodium cynomolgi strain B DNA, chromosome 12, whole genome shotgun sequence genomic region harbors:
- a CDS encoding V-type H(+)-translocating pyrophosphatase (putative), with protein MKEIASYIAEGANAFLTKEYQYLIVFIIVFSGVTIESIVYKAIAGFGLGGSSIALFSRVGGGIYTKAADVGADLSGKNEYGIPEDDIRNPACIADNVGDNVGDMAGMGADLFGSLAESLCAALVIGSSALGLKEGVNFNINHCIMYPLTFSSVSIIVSMITFFIVTRSVKVVEKKDVERTLKYLLFVSTILQSIAIVIIGYFSFPVSVKYNLLKEIQRWKIIVPALVGLWSGLIIGFTTEFYTSYSFSPVKEIANTQKVSAATGIIYGLSLGYKSTFIPIICLSTTLGVSYGLCDIYGIALAAVGMLSTLCICLTIDAYGPISDNAGGIAEMAGLPSEVRARTDILDAAGNTTAAIGKGFAIGSAALVAFALFGAYASSANLRHVNILNPWVIIGLLIGAMLPYLFSALTMKSVAIAANSVLNECLAQFPLILADKQKPDYEKCIKISTDASLRQMIVPGLISVFSPLIIGALMGKYATAGLLVGIILSGIQLAFSSTNSGGAWDNAKKYIESGALGTEHCKGSSAHKNSVIGDTVGDPLKDTSGPSLNILIKLSAITSLVFAGVIANNFTSRRGGPIWL; from the exons atgaaggaaatagCATCCTACATAGCAGAAGGAGCCAACGCATTCTTAACAAAGGAATACCAATATTTAATAGTGTTCATTATTGTATTTTCCG GCGTTACTATAGAGTCCATCGTGTACAAGGCAATTGCTGGATTCGGTTTGGGAGGTTCTTCTATAGCATTATTTTCAAGAGTAGGAGGAGGTATATACACCAAGGCAGCTGACGTGGGTGCCGATTTgtcaggaaaaaatgaatatggtATTCCAGAAGATGATATAAGAAATCCAGCCTGTATAGCAGATAATGTAGGAGATAATGTTGGAGATATGGCAGGAATGGGTGCAGATTTATTTGGATCTCTAGCCGAAAGTTTATGTGCAGCTTTGGTTATCGGGTCATCTGCACTAGGTTTAAAGGAAGGTGTCAACTTTAACATAAATCATTGTATCATGTACCCATTAACATTTTCCAGTGTCAGTATCATTGTCAGTATGATAACCTTTTTCATTGTCACAAGGTCAGTCAAGGTAGTCGAAAAGAAAGACGTAGAAAGGACtctaaaatatttactatTCGTATCTACCATATTACAGTCCATAGCTATAGTCATAATTGGGTACTTTTCCTTCCCCGTTTCGGTTAAGTACAATTTGTTGAAAGAAATCCAGAGATGGAAAATCATCGTTCCAGCGTTGGTTGGCTTATGGTCAGGACTAATAATTGGATTTACAACCGAATTTTACACTTCCTACTCGTTTAGCCCAGTTAAAGAAATAGCCAACACACAGAAGGTGTCAGCAGCGACGGGTATCATATATGGGTTATCTTTAGGATATAAAAGTACCTTCATTCCAATTATTTGCTTAAGTACCACCCTTGGTGTTTCTTACGGTTTGTGTGACATATACGGCATAGCTTTAGCAGCCGTAGGTATGTTAAGTACTCTGTGTATTTGTCTAACGATTGATGCTTATGGACCCATATCAGATAATGCTGGTGGTATTGCCGAAATGGCTGGTCTTCCATCAGAAGTTAGAGCAAGAACGGATATCCTTGACGCAGCAGGAAATACCACAGCAGCAATTGGTAAAGGTTTCGCCATTGGATCCGCCGCCTTAGTCGCTTTTGCATTGTTTGGAGCATACGCAAGTAGTGCCAACTTACGACATGTGAATATCCTAAACCCATGGGTCATTATAGGACTACTCATTGGAGCCATGTTGCCATATTTATTCTCTGCCCTAACGATGAAATCTGTTGCTATAGCTGCGAACAGTGTCTTGAATGAATGCCTAGCCCAatttcctttaattttagCGGATAAGCAGAAACCTgattatgaaaaatgtatCAAAATATCAACCGATGCTTCTCTACGACAAATGATTGTTCCAGGTTtgatttccgttttttcgcCCCTAATCATTGGTGCTCTGATGGGAAAATATGCAACTGCTGGATTGTTAGTGGGTATTATTTTATCCGGTATTCAGCTAGCCTTTTCGTCTACAAATTCTGGGGGCGCGTGGGATAATGCAAAGAAGTATATCGAGTCGGGTGCTCTAGGAACAGAACATTGCAAAGGATCCAGTGCCCACAAGAACTCAGTCATTGGAGACACCGTTGGAGATCCTTTAAAGGACACCTCAGGACCATCGctaaacattttaattaaattgtcAGCAATCACTTCGCTCGTTTTCGCCGGCGTGATTGCCAATAATTTCACGTCCAGAAGGGGAGGTCCCATCTGGCTATGA
- a CDS encoding signal peptide peptidase domain containing protein (putative): MTRRQAQQSQAEYYTTKMIMQKVRYFAYKFLDPYYVNMLLTVYLTLAGVFSLQGVCANILEPALPTFFKKDEYVKTFKLPGFISKEPVVFNTNKGEIISFLFCFFIGARWIFYKDFITHNVLAVSFCFQAISLVILSNFLIGFLLLSGLFVYDIFWVFGNDVMVTVAKSFEAPVKLLFPVSKDPVHYSMLGLGDIIIPGIVISLCLRFDYYLHRNKIHKGNFKKMFNDISIHEAFKKYYFFTISVFYQIGLVVTYCMLFYFEHAQPALLYLVPACILAIVGCSLCKGEFKIMVKYQEITDKSNVSDDGKKKVADKDEMYKSQESIISNAKKRITNK; this comes from the exons atgacacggCGCCAGGCGCAACAGAGTCAAGCGGAGTACTACACGACCAAAATGATAATGCAAAAAGTGCG GTATTTTGCGTACAAGTTTTTAGACCCGTACTATGTGAATATGCTTCTGACGGTTTACCTAACCCTAGCAGGAGTTTTCTCACTACAAGGGGTTTGTGCTAACATTTTG GAACCTGCTTTGCCgacatttttcaaaaaagacGAATATGTTAAGACGTTTAAATTGCCGGGATTCATTTCGAAGG AGCCCGTCGTTTTCAACACAaacaaaggagaaataatCAGCTTCctgttttgcttcttcatcgGTGCGCGAtggattttttataaagacTTTATCACTCACAATGTGTTAGCTGTGTCCTTTTGTTTCCAA GCCATATCGCTAGTCATCCTGAGCAACTTTTTAATTGGATTCCTGCTACTC TCTGGACTCTTCGTGTATGACATATTCTGGGTTTTTGGAAACGACGTTATGGTGACCGTTGCGAAg TCATTCGAAGCACCCGTAAAACTCCTTTTCCCAGTATCGAAAGACCCAGTACATTACAGCATGCTAGGGTTAGGGGACATCATCATCCCCGGTATTGTAATATCACTGTGTCTACGTTTCGACTATTATCTACACAGAAATAAGATACACAAaggaaatttcaaaaaaatgtttaacgACATATCAATTCATGAGGCCTTCAAAAAATACTATTTCTTTACCATTTCGGTTTTCTACCAAATAGGGTTGGTAGTGACATACTGTATGCTCTTTTATTTCGAGCATGCACAGCCTGCTTTGTTGTACCTCGTGCCTGCCTGTATATTGGCAATAGTAGGGTGTTCTTTATGCAAAGGGGAATTTAAAATCATGGTGAAGTACCAGGAAATTACGGATAAGAGTAATGTTTCGGATgatgggaagaagaaagtcGCTGATAAGGACGAAATGTACAAAAGTCAAGAGTCCATCATATCTAACGCGAAGAAGAGAATTACTAATAAGTAG
- a CDS encoding hypothetical protein (putative) — protein sequence MLCANFMYRLCASFIFFFIIPNGRIKSFTLKRIAPLCMKTRHLQAHHKSMKFLLNNLLRKMPKSVAKETAKNVTENLPSYIKKKDENFLINLRVKPNAKNTSIYFNSDREVLNINIQEQPINNQSNVAIIGYFSDILDLKKRDISIVSGLKSRDKVLMVSNISLDDLNSKIAENVE from the exons ATGCTGTGTGCTAATTTTATGTATCGACTTTGCGcatcatttatatttttttttattattccaaATGGAAGGATAAAAAGTTTCACCTTAAAAAGAATCGCTCCACTTTGTATGAAAACCCGCCAT TTGCAAGCACATCACAAGAGTATGAAATTTTTGCTAAACAACCTTTTGAGGAAAATGCCGAAAAGTGTAGCCAAAGAAACg gcaaaaaatgtaactgaAAATCTCCCcagttatataaaaaaaaaagatgaaaactttttaataaatctGCGTGTTAAGCCTAATGCTAAGAACACGTCCATAT ATTTTAACTCAGATAGAGAAGTGCTGAATATTAATATACAAGAGCAGCCAATAAACAACCAGTCCAATGTTGCCATCATAGGTTACTTCTCCGACATCC TGGATTTGAAAAAGAGAGACATATCCATCGTTTCGGGTTTGAAATCAAGGGACAAG GTTTTAATGGTTTCAAATATCTCCCTGGATGACTTAAATAGCAAAATTGCCGAAAATGTTGAGTGA
- a CDS encoding hypothetical protein (putative), with protein sequence MPKNLNLFGKYLRRLGKSHKKGFKKKQVIHPVPVKAYGRVPSAASQTGLYHDEDYNYYTKVSYSLKKTRIKLKPNVFKKHIVSNILNTIIPNVKVTTSALHAMDDAGGFDNYILRTPPEELRSNFGEKLKSVISFSLPWKIFMSKFQQSDFYYAIYQHLRKKRLHELYKDKQSAQFSPYYLPNEKYLHPQRQPFSVNTEVSNLNLWYNKNKLLRKAFVDKLKQAKSFDKAYTDHHFLDSYRTGRGRGGGGKHGRTPRKRSKTYKYFEIRPY encoded by the exons AtgccaaaaaatttaaacctATTCGGGAAATATTTAAGAAGGCTTGGGAAAAGTCACAAGAAGGGCTTCAAAAAGAAGCAGGTAATTCACCCAGTGCCGGTGAAGGCCTATGGGAGAGTCCCATCAGCAGCGTCACAGACAGGTCTGTACCACGATGAGGATTATAACTACTACACAAAGGTATCCTACTCGTTAAAGAAAACGAGAATTAAGTTAAAGCcaaacgtttttaaaaaacacataGTTAGTAATATATTAAACACGATCATCCCAAATGTTAAGGTTACAACGAGTGCACTACATGCTATGGATGACGCGGGAGGATTTGATAACTATATTTTAAGGACACCTCCAGAGGAGCTTCGATCAAactttggagaaaaattaaaaagtgttat atctttttctcttccatggaaaatttttatgagcaAATTTCAACAAAGTGACTTTTACTACGCTATTTATCAGCACCTGCGGAAGAAAAGACTGCACGAACTTTACAAGGATAAACAATCTGCTCAGTTTTCTCCGTATTACTTGccgaatgaaaaatatttgcaccCACAGAGACAGCCATTTTCTGTTAATACAGAAGTTAGCAATCTTAATTTGtggtataataaaaataaattattgaGGAAGGCCTTTGTAGATAAATTGAAGCAGGCCAAATCTTTTGACAAGGCCTACACGGATCACCACTTTTTGGACAGCTACAGAACTGGCAGAGGCCGTGGCGGAGGGGGAAAGCACGGACGCACGCCGAGGAAGCGCTCCAAGACGTATAAGTACTTTGAGATTAGGCCGTACTAa
- a CDS encoding hypothetical protein (putative): MDNPNFSNPSSVNMSFFLNSNKNMSSVNMISNSNNNSNNCNSSFIHDGQGQNNDGFNQLNKNDESIDILVNQMENSFSISTDIIKNVSNLLESTKVEEKIKGIRLVYASLHYKYKNNSDYKKNLLNRGCVMLNTQEKNDVDNVDSEGTANNANVHQNGYGNFLATNYNGDTVGMFSSKNDPSNGINGNGGNVASCSPGAVGSNSPSGNAQTQAQAQHNNGLLNSYPGNDQINLKVLNSMIFANYKSINNVDEYFDLLDKCLTRENVIDINLSDIFEMNIINIIKALLYNYIFHNDEIIVEALTLLIIIFGCCGSGEKIKQDVLIISLLRTILIYDITKLKNDLIDNKGIVEILLKAVENIPNLNGVRVCYTLVVYGLKMFYVSTCQIYEKSFLRELEIITNYLSTCIKMNDERVLFLTSSTCITICENQIGIDVLLKTDILHNAVILCESANPDLAFEALSIISKIAYAANHQQICILISCNVIKALKKILNNMKIKPGARARACNALGNIGCETASEVELLIKNDVFPLLVDIFQTDNDFNTKIEAAYAVCACLSKANQKQVGYIISCTATTNRLGQNICMQLIADMLELVSESDPMNNGSVKLCKSILRGLENILDKGDDETRDLSLWENPYVFMFKEVQGDIKLFQMQFFPEYYVVNKTYDILAKYFSLTSTWNNRK; the protein is encoded by the exons ATGGATAACCCAAATTTCAGCAACCCCTCTTCTGTAAACatgtcattctttttaaatagcAATAAGAACATGAGCAGTGTGAACATGATTAGCAACTCGAATAATAATAGCAATAACTGCAACAGTAGCTTTATACATGATGGGCAGGGGCAAAACAACGATGGCTTTAACcagttaaacaaaaatgatgaatccATTGACATACTAGTCAACCAAATGGAAAACTCATTTTCCATAAGCACAGACATTATAAAGAATGTTAGTAATCTTCTTGAAAGCACAAaggtggaggaaaaaataaaaggaattcGCTTGGTATATGCCTCATTacattacaaatataaaaataattcagactacaagaaaaatttgttgaaCAGGGGTTGTGTGATGTTAAATAcgcaggagaaaaatgacGTAGACAATGTCGATTCGGAGGGCACAGCTAATAATGCCAATGTACACCAGAATGGTTACGGTAATTTTTTGGCAACCAATTATAATGGTGACACGGTTGGGATGTTTTCCTCCAAAAATGACCCAAGTAATGGGATAAACGGGAACGGTGGCAACGTCGCCAGCTGTAGTCCTGGCGCAGTTGGAAGTAACAGTCCCAGTGGTAATGCGCAGACACAAGCCCAAGCTCAGCACAATAATGGCCTGCTAAACAGCTACCCAGGGAATGaccaaattaatttaaagGTCCTAAACTCAATGATCTTTGCCAACTATAAAAGTATAAACAACGTAGATGAGTACTTCGATCTGCTGGACAAATGCCTAACGAGGGAAAACGTCATAGATATAAATCTGAGTGACATATTCGAAATGAACATCATTAATATCATAAAGGCTTTGCTGTACAATTATATATTCCATAATGATGAAATTATCGTGGAGGCATTAACCCTACTGATTATTATCTTTGGCTGCTGCGGGTCAGGAGAGAAAATCAAACAAGATGTG TTAATCATATCACTGCTGAGGACCATACTGATATACGACATAACAAAGTTGAAAAATGACCTGATAGACAATAAGGGCATTGTGGAAATTCTACTAAAAGCAGTAGAAAATATTCCTAATTTGAATGGAGTGCGTGTTTGCTACACCTTAGTTGTGTATGGGTTGAAAATGTTCTATGTGTCCACATGccaaatatatgaaaagtCCTTTTTAAGGGAACTTGAAATTATCACCAATTATTTATCCACTTGTATCAAAATGAATGACGAAAGAGTTTTATTCCTGACGAGCTCTACCTGTATTACCATTTGTGAAAACCAAATAGGTATAGATGTTTTACTCAAGACGGACATACTGCACAACGCGGTAATATTGTGTGAGTCGGCTAACCCGGACCTCGCCTTTGAAGCCTTGTCCATTATCTCCAAAATAGCCTACGCAGCTAACCACCAGCAGATCTGTATCCTTATCTCATGCAATGTCATTAAAGCGTTGAAAAAGATactaaataatatgaaaatcaAACCTGGGGCACGTGCACGGGCATGCAACGCGTTAGGGAACATAGGATGCGAAACAGCATCGGAGGTGGAGTTGCTAATCAAAAATGATGTCTTCCCATTACTGGTAGATATTTTCCAAACGGATAATGACTTTAACACGAAAATTGAAGCGGCATATGCTGTTTGCGCATGTTTGTCCAAAGCCAACCAAAAACAGGTTGGGTATATCATTTCCTGTACTGCCACGACCAACCGGTTGGGACAAAACATTTGCATGCAACTCATTGCAGATATGCTAGAATTAGTTAGTGAGTCGGATCCTATGAATAATGGAAGTGTCAAATTGTGTAAGAGCATTTTGAGAGGACTTGAAAATATCTTAGATAAGGGCGATGATGAAACACGTGATTTGTCCCTATGGGAGAATCCATatgtttttatgtttaaggAAGTGCAGGGAGATATTAAGCTCTTCCAGATGCAGTTCTTTCCCGAGTATTACGTCGTCAACAAGACGTACGACATACTCGCCAAATACTTCTCCTTGACATCCACTTGGAACAATAGAAAATGA
- a CDS encoding thioredoxin (putative), with product MVKIVGSQADFEAILSQNELVIVDFFAEWCGPCKRIAPFYEECSKKYTKMVFIKVDVDEVSEVTEKENITSMPTFKVYKNGSVVDTLLGANDTALKQLIEKHAA from the exons ATGGTGAAGATTGTTGGAAGTCAAGCGG ATTTCGAAGCAATCCTTTCTCAGAACGAGTTAGTCATTGTGGACTTTTTCGCTGAGTGGTGTGGACCCTGCAAAAGAATAGCACCATTTTATGAAGAATGCTCGAAGAAGTACACCAAGATGGTGTTCATAAAAGTCGATGTAGATGAGGTATCGGAGGTCAcggagaaggaaaacataaCTTCCATGCCAACCTTTAAGgtatacaaaaatggaagtgtGGTGGATACATTGCTAGGGGCCAACGACACAGCGCTGAAGCAGCTTATTGAGAAGCACGCCGCGTAG
- a CDS encoding hypothetical protein (putative) produces the protein MEVPRYSEHNYMGNLPMDGGTHINSSYRESAKCDPAFESAMGEVAWGGAFQKMKLVGSPPKREHLEIAHISALQTEKKQNERLNETNNEMRRDIPYNRSYHFPNTPQYYHYRRDLEMAHEKEATQTVKDMHQTFLFSNQGIYSGKLPQKDQSGWSPNGPIGTTNKYEASSQMNPMQKLSKKCLIDNCPKDEPSDCEKNTEYNSAQNILSAFENSVYIDSEQTLPLEDTNSDAYFTKEALNSMSTISYHHYDYPPKGENPGLVNSGTHIFCDKKDPLTHDKEKIQNAASIWGHTIWKEQPRDEKTTYYNYELKGEAEMYDALKGYQNNEPNMTSVNIKTDVKKHHPVNSSLADCPNGDLLYVNKATMGSANINKDFHYPLNDSVLSNGHVVHDEDSQKLASISNKIMTHNSAGNEEEAKNGAFMTLGAYTPIDHFKKAKEVHPNGFIGANYNTCAMSRSNLCDDPADLIYDKTCYYNNQVNGTFPNGGPNAYELRQSKSCVLHVDSSWNADTPSCKNGSSHEMGSPSITTLPDQHTPPKTAIFNGEDEQNMSPTRFTQKTNHARGIFEGSPQHTSGKNYLSTFVQNDYELDEIKSCIPEHILYGNQNYDVPQIIQGITTKQNNGIVSECNQDTIIEYNDKWRLVKGKQFAINQMDNFKSVEDSATYFQKYLTEQNENTKRMLKRINFNSLTGKFSINSLGDNDGDNVRQLSKVYDYKDTLRSYPAYYGISQHEHSGTKEALKCVEEKGRGIFQNDHPSDCKNVHEQMLRKKKSVGKKPNLALCGAGGGYYQLKNQIQDFVSQKMSDYFNVNFV, from the exons ATGGAAGTACCACGTTACTCCGAGCACAACTACATGGGAAATCTCCCAATGGATGGGGGCACCCATATTAATTCATCGTATAGGGAAAGTGCCAAATGCGACCCGGCATTTGAAAGCGCGATGGGTGAAGTTGCCTGGGGAGGTGCTTTCCAAAAGATGAAGCTGGTTGGAAGCCCACCCAAAAGGGAACATCTCGAAATAGCGCACATTTCGGCTCTTCaaacggagaagaagcagaatgAACGTTTAAACGAGACAAATAATGAGATGAGAAGAGACATACCCTATAATCGAAGTTATCATTTCCCCAACACTCCTCAGTACTACCACTACCGTAGAGACTTAGAGATGGCTCATGAAAAAGAGGCAACACAAACTGTTAAAGACATGCATCAAACGTTTTTGTTCTCGAACCAGGGCATTTACTCAGGCAAGTTGCCCCAAAAAGATCAATCAGGATGGAGCCCAAATGGTCCAATCGGCACAACGAACAAATATGAAGCTAGCTCTCAAATGAACCCAATGCAAAAATTGAGCAAAAAGTGTTTAATCGATAACTGTCCAAAGGATGAACCTTCGgactgtgaaaaaaatacagaataCAATTCggcacaaaatattttaagcgCATTTGAAAACAGTGTATATATCGATTCGGAGCAGACCTTGCCATTAGAGGATACTAATAGCGACGCGTACTTCACCAAAGAAGCGTTAAATAGTATGAGCACTATAAGCTATCATCACTACGATTATCctccaaagggggagaaCCCTGGACTAGTAAATAGTGGTacgcacattttttgcgACAAAAAGGATCCGCTCACCcatgataaagaaaaaat ACAGAACGCTGCAAGCATTTGGGGTCACACAATTTGGAAAGAGCAGCCACGAGATGAAAAGACTACTTATTACAATTACGAACTGAAGGGGGAAGCTGAAATGTATGATGCTTTGAAGGGATATCAAAATAACGAGCCCAATATGACAAgcgtaaatataaaaacagaTGTGAAGAAACACCATCCTGTTAATAGCAGCTTAGCAGATTGCCCAAACGGTGACTTGCTATACGTGAATAAGGCAACCATGGGAAGCGCAAATATTAACAAAGATTTTCATTACCCTTTAAACGATTCTGTTTTGTCAAATGGACATGTGGTCCATGATGAGGATTCTCAGAAATTGGCCTCCATCtcgaacaaaattatgacgCATAATTCGGCAGggaacgaagaagaagctaaGAACGGTGCGTTTATGACACTCGGAGCGTATACCCCGATagaccattttaaaaaggcaaaagagGTCCATCCCAACGGCTTCATTGGTGCAAATTACAACACGTGTGCCATGTCCAGATCGAACTTGTGCGACGATCCTGCTGATCTGATTTATGACAAGACATGTTACTATAACAATCAGGTGAATGGAACCTTTCCCAATGGTGGACCAAATGCATACGAACTGAGACAAAGTAAAAGCTGCGTTCTTCATGTTGACAGCTCGTGGAACGCCGACACGCCCTCCTGCAAAAATGGCTCGTCACACGAGATGGGATCTCCTAGTATAACCACTCTGCCAGACCAACACACTCCCCCCAAGACAGCCATCTTTAATGGAGAAGACGAACAGAATATGAGCCCAACTAGGTTTACTCAAAAAACGAACCACGCACGTGGAATTTTCGAAGGCAGCCCCCAACACACGAGCGGGAAGAATTACCTTAGcacatttgtacaaaatgacTACGAACtggatgaaataaaaagctGCATTCCagaacatattttatatggcAACCAAAATTATGATGTGCCCCAAATTATTCAAGGGATAACAACAAAACAGAATAACGGAATTGTGTCCGAGTGTAATCAAGACACCATCATCGAATATAATGACAAGTGGCGATTAGTGAAGGGAAAGCAATTCGCCATAAACCAGATGGATAATTTTAAATCAGTGGAAGATTCGGCAAcgtattttcaaaaatatttaactgAACAGAacgaaaatacaaaaaggatGCTTAAgagaattaattttaattctttgACTGGAAAATTTAGCATAAATTCTTTGGGTGATAATGATGGTGACAATGTAAGGCAGCTCAGCAAAGTGTATGATTATAAAGATACGCTGCGCTCCTATCCCGCCTACTATGGCATATCCCAACATGAGCACTCTGGCACAAAGGAAGCTTTAAAATGTGTGGAGGAAAAAGGCAGgggaattttccaaaatgatcATCCTAGtgattgtaaaaatgtgcatgaACAAATGCttcggaagaaaaaatcggTTGGGAAAAAACCAAACCTTGCCTTATGTGGTGCTGGTGGTGGTTATTATCAGCTAAAGAACCAAATTCAAGATTTTGTGTCCCAAAAAATGAGCGATTATTTTAACGTAAATTTTGTGTAA
- a CDS encoding hypothetical protein (putative) yields the protein MSSNKRKSKKVNLLKDQMFLTKKYVDMNDPIYDSEIEDENCFYTVVNAEEIEYSQKVSEMKTKMFEDMNILSFEDFEKKCDTLINNFFVSYNFQEFIEDLKELNVKKYNDFLVLQLIKKSFDKDDECQINVSCLLNVLNITKLINPEQVHRAFEKVLLSLDDIKLDCPLCYEIFLKYVRFSTLDNVVDRDYILKLPTGFFDTLDLDSWDEKELALLNSKECEHAVDKDPELAQKKEVEGVDKAGCPNGIVPTNGTLSINGTVSTNGVASTKLDENHMYAQNLENVEEKKKVKDEMWKDTMLWVLDLNMKQIQKEKKEFKQKSRDFLVDFFNDGDTNEVIEFLNNTNRLFHYEFIRISIIESFSKNNICRKYISYLLDNLCETYYFKNDIIIAFIRIIGYIDDYEIDFPQAKEMVCKFLLRCIYDDVLYPAFLSDIYKLHIGGMTGMMICNKTQQRIHDKKKLNLNNINYIWDEDDTYEKMKLKRKINNTLLEYFYSYIDEQEFYLHLDEFLPLYHDLCNYVVKKMFVLNVDINNDLSLSFKLVDYLMSKNFITEKNVEGGVMEVMNSLKDIMLDIPKYPEEFLKILNYLLERKYISQGTFDGASKEIAAFNV from the coding sequence ATGTCGTCAAACAAGCGAAAGAGCAAGAAGGTGAACCTGCTGAAGGACCAAATGTTCCTCACGAAAAAGTATGTTGACATGAACGACCCCATATACGACAGCGAAATAGAAGATGAAAATTGCTTCTACACGGTGGTCAACGCGGAGGAAATAGAATACTCGCAGAAGGTATCTGAGATGAAAACCAAAATGTTCGAGgatatgaatattttgtcatttgaagatttcgaaaaaaaatgcgacaCGCTGATTAACAACTTTTTTGTAAGCTACAATTTTCAAGAGTTTATCGAAGacttaaaagaattaaatgtgaagaagtaTAACGACTTTTTAGTTTTGCAGCTGATTAAAAAGTCGTTCGATAAGGACGATGAGTGCCAAATTAATGTGTCGTGTTTGCTAAATGTATTAAACATCACCAAGTTGATTAACCCCGAACAAGTGCATAGAGCTTTTGAAAAAGTTTTGCTAAGCTTGGATGACATTAAGCTGGACTGCCCTTTGTgttatgaaatttttttaaagtacgTTAGGTTTAGCACACTAGATAATGTGGTGGATAGAGATTACATTTTGAAATTGCCCACAGGCTTTTTTGACACGTTGGATCTGGACAGCTgggatgaaaaagaattggCCTTACTGAACTCGAAGGAGTGTGAACACGCAGTGGATAAGGATCCGGAGCTCgcgcagaagaaggaggtgGAAGGCGTCGATAAGGCGGGCTGCCCCAACGGGATAGTCCCCACAAATGGCACGCTATCAATAAATGGGACAGTGTCAACAAACGGAGTGGCGTCCACCAAACTGGATGAGAACCACATGTACGCGCAGAACCTCGAAAATgtagaggagaaaaagaaggtgaAGGATGAAATGTGGAAGGACACCATGCTGTGGGTACTGGACCTAAACATGAAGCAAATccagaaagaaaaaaaagaattcaagCAAAAGTCAAGGGACTTTCTAGTGGATTTCTTCAATGATGGAGACACAAATGAGGTCAtcgaatttttaaacaacaCAAACAGATTGTTTCATTATGAGTTCATAAGGATAAGTATCATAGAGTCctttagtaaaaataatatatgccGAAAGTACATCTCCTACTTGCTGGACAATTTATGCGAAACatactattttaaaaatgacattatTATAGCCTTCATAAGAATTATAGGCTACATTGACGACTACGAAATTGACTTTCCACAAGCAAAGGAAATGGTATGTAAATTTCTGCTCAGATGTATATATGACGATGTACTTTATCCAGCCTTTCTAAGTGATATATACAAACTGCACATTGGAGGCATGACTGGCATGATGATTTGCAACAAAACGCAACAACGAATtcatgacaaaaaaaaattgaacttaAACAATATTAACTACATATGGGATGAAGATGATacgtatgaaaaaatgaaattaaaaagaaaaattaacaacacCTTATTGGAGTACTTTTATTCCTACATAGATGAGcaagaattttatttacaccTTGATGAATTTCTGCCCCTCTATCATGATTTGTGCAATTATGTCGTTAAAAAGATGTTCGTATTGAACGTGGATATTAACAATGACTTGAGTTTGTCGTTCAAATTGGTCGATTATTTGATgagcaaaaattttatcactgaaaaaaatgttgaggGGGGAGTTATGGAGGTCATGAACTCGCTTAAGGACATTATGCTGGATATTCCAAAGTACCCGGAAgaatttcttaaaattttgaattacCTTCTTGAGAGGAAGTACATTTCGCAGGGCACATTTGACGGGGCCTCCAAGGAAATCGCAGCGTTTAATGTGTAG